Genomic DNA from Pelosinus sp. IPA-1:
GTTACTGCTTCCGGTGATCCTTTCATAAAGAACACACCTTGGGCCGCAACCCAAGCGACGAGAATACCGATAAAAACGGCCACTAGACCAATTGGTGTCTTGAAGGATTCAAAGATACCCTCCATCGATATGCGACCTTGGGCTATGGGGGTTAGCACAGCTAAGGTTAGAATGGTAATACCCACTGTTATGCCATTGTTTTCTATGTAAGGAAACCAAGTTTCGAAACCTAACATTTTTATCAACAGTAGTAGTAGGGCGGCTATGGATACGGAATGGTTATTGCCAATAACCGATAAAACTAAAATGACTAATAAGGGAAGATTATCCCAATTCATAATGTCACATCCTAACTAATTTGATAAGGACAACAAAGAACCCAGTCCCTAGATAAATCTATTTTTATATAATACTAAGCTTAGGGTGAAAAGTCTAATAGAAAGTAAAAAAATTCCCAAATCATCACAAATAAGAAGTATGGATAATATATTGTAATGTGGAATATGATTACATGAGTATATAGTTATATATAATCAAAGAAAGGGAGAGGATTTTTTATAATGAAAAAAATTGAAGTGTTTGAGGTAGCACTATGCTGCTCTACTGGTGTTTGTGGCCCAGTTGTCAATGAGGATTTACTCAGAATAACGGCTGTAGTTAATAAAATAAATGCCGATGGAGGAAAGGCTGTACGATACAATTTAAACAGTGATCCTGAAATGTATATTAAAAATAGAGTTGTTAATGAACTACTGATGAAAGAAGGGGAAAGTATTCTTCCGATTACATTAGTAGATGGAGAAGTTGCTAAAACGGGAAGCTATCCTTCCAATAGTGAATTAGCAGATTGGAGTGGACTTGATTTACCTTATGAAGCAGCAGCAGGTAGTAATTGTTGTTGCTGTGATTCCTCAGAATGTTGCCCCATCGATCAGAGCTGCCCGATAGACGGGAGTTGCTCTGAGGAAGATGAGTGCTGCTGCAAAGAATGATAAGAGGTGAAGGAATCATGTTACCACTATATGACCCTACCGCACTGGACTTGAAAAAATACCTATTCTTCACTGGTAAAGGTGGCGTTGGCAAGACTTCTGCCGCCTGTGCCACTGCGGTAACACTTGCGGATCTTGGCAGTAAAGTACTTCTCATTAGTACAGATCCAGCATCTAATTTGCAAGATGTTTTTGAAACTAAGCTCGATAATAAAGGGGTACTCATTAAAGATGTCCCTAATTTGATAGTTTTAAACTTAGATCCCATAGAAGCTGCTCAAGAGTACAAAGAATCAGTAGTAGGGCCTTATAAAGGGAAATTACCTGAATCAGTTATTAAAAATATGGAAGAACAATTATCAGGGGCCTGTACTGTAGAAATTGCTGCATTTAATGAGTTTTCTAATTTCCTTACGAATAAGGAATTAGAAGTAAAGTATGACTATATTATTTTCGATACAGCACCTACAGGGCATACACTAAGAATGTTGCAATTGCCATCGGCTTGGTCTAACTTTATTAATAAAAATGAGCATGGTGCTAGCTGTTTAGGACAACTAGCAGGACTTGAAGATAAGAAAGATATGTACAAAAATGCAGTGAATACCCTGGCAGATGCCCGGTTAACTACCTTAGTGCTGGTTGCTAGACCAGAATACTCCCCACTTATCGAAGCCGATAAGACCTCCCTTGAACTAAGAGAACTGGGAATTGATAACCAGCTACTGATTATCAATGGCATCTTTGAAGGGGATGTTAGTTCCTGTGATATATCGAGCAGTCTTCTAGCAAAGCAAACAAAGGCTCTTGAAAATATCCCAAAGGGAATTGGCAATCTGCCAATCTATAAGATTCCTCTGCGTGATTATAACGTTACGGGTATAGAAAGTATCAGGCGAATGCTTACCTCAAAAGCTGCTCTTTCGAACGAAGAAGTTGCCGAGATGAAGGGATATCATAAGCTGAGTGAATTAGTAGCATACTTAGCAGATAACAATAAAAAAGTTATATTCACCATGGGAAAGGGTGGGGTAGGAAAAACCACGTTAGCTGCCAGCATTGCATTAGGTTTAGTGAAGAAAGGGAAAAAGGTGCATCTTACAACAACGGATCCTGCTAATCACTTAAGTTTGTTAGCAACTTCCATGGACGGATACACTTTGAGTAGCATTAATCCAGAAGAAGCTTTAGAAAAATACAAAGAAGAAATCCTAAGTAAAGCAAAAAAAACAATGAGTGAAGAAGATTTGGCTTATATTGAAGAAGATTTGCGGTCTCCTTGCACCCAAGAGATTGCGATTTTTCATGTGTTTGCGAGCATCGTAGATAAGTGTGACGAAGAGGTAGTAGTCATTGATACAGCGCCAACAGGTCATACACTTTTATTGTTAGATGCTACGGAAAATTATCATAAAGAAATTGAAAGAGTACAAGGTATTATGCCTGAATCCGTTATAAAACTGCTGCCTAGACTTAGAAATGCAGAAGAAACTGAAGTAGTAATTATCACATTACCGGAAGCCACTCCAGTCTTTGAAGCCAAAAGGTTAGAAGAAGATCTTACAAGAGCTGGTATCTACACAAACTGGTGGATTATTAACTCTAGTTTCAGCATTGTGAATACAGAAAATAAGTTGCTACAAGCAAAAGCTAAATCTGAAAAGGTTTGGATCAATAAGGTGTATGATATAGCCCGAGGAAATATAGTCCTCTTGCCTTGGTTTTCCGCAGACATTACCTCAGAAGCATTAACGAAGTTTCTTGAGTAAAGATTACCTCCGATTGTGGATAGACTCTACAATCGGAGGTAATTTTTATTCAAGAATTTTAATTATACAATTATTACTAAATA
This window encodes:
- a CDS encoding DUF441 domain-containing protein translates to MNWDNLPLLVILVLSVIGNNHSVSIAALLLLLIKMLGFETWFPYIENNGITVGITILTLAVLTPIAQGRISMEGIFESFKTPIGLVAVFIGILVAWVAAQGVFFMKGSPEAVTSLVVGTIIGVCFFHGLAVGPLIAGGMVSLIVSAMGIFKG
- the arsD gene encoding arsenite efflux transporter metallochaperone ArsD — protein: MKKIEVFEVALCCSTGVCGPVVNEDLLRITAVVNKINADGGKAVRYNLNSDPEMYIKNRVVNELLMKEGESILPITLVDGEVAKTGSYPSNSELADWSGLDLPYEAAAGSNCCCCDSSECCPIDQSCPIDGSCSEEDECCCKE
- the arsA gene encoding arsenical pump-driving ATPase, giving the protein MLPLYDPTALDLKKYLFFTGKGGVGKTSAACATAVTLADLGSKVLLISTDPASNLQDVFETKLDNKGVLIKDVPNLIVLNLDPIEAAQEYKESVVGPYKGKLPESVIKNMEEQLSGACTVEIAAFNEFSNFLTNKELEVKYDYIIFDTAPTGHTLRMLQLPSAWSNFINKNEHGASCLGQLAGLEDKKDMYKNAVNTLADARLTTLVLVARPEYSPLIEADKTSLELRELGIDNQLLIINGIFEGDVSSCDISSSLLAKQTKALENIPKGIGNLPIYKIPLRDYNVTGIESIRRMLTSKAALSNEEVAEMKGYHKLSELVAYLADNNKKVIFTMGKGGVGKTTLAASIALGLVKKGKKVHLTTTDPANHLSLLATSMDGYTLSSINPEEALEKYKEEILSKAKKTMSEEDLAYIEEDLRSPCTQEIAIFHVFASIVDKCDEEVVVIDTAPTGHTLLLLDATENYHKEIERVQGIMPESVIKLLPRLRNAEETEVVIITLPEATPVFEAKRLEEDLTRAGIYTNWWIINSSFSIVNTENKLLQAKAKSEKVWINKVYDIARGNIVLLPWFSADITSEALTKFLE